CTCGCCGCTGTGGGCGGCGAGCAGGCGGGGCGTGAGGGTCTCCTTGTAGACGATGCGACCGGCGTGCGGGAAACACAGCCGTACCGCCCGGGTGGTGACGGTCCCTGCGTCCTCGGCGGCGCAGGTGTCCACCTGCACCACCTGGACGCCCGGCGCGTCCTCGCGCACGCGGGTCCCCTCGACGTGCGGCAGCCGTTCCTGCCAGTCCCCGATCCGGTAGAGGAAGTCGTAGACCAGCTCGGCGGGGCCCTCGACACGGATCCGGTCCTCGAAGGACAGCAGCAGCTCGTCGAGTTCCTCCCACCGTTCGGCCGCCCCGCGGACCTCGCCGAGCCGGCGCCGTACGCCGGCGGCCGCGTCACCGCGCAGGCGGCTGTCGCCCGCGGCGAGCAGCACGGGCAGCACCCGTTCCTGACGCAGGCTCAGCACGCACCGGGTCTCACCCGCCGGGCGCACCGTCCACACCCCCGAGGTCACCATGCCCGGGCGGGCCTGGTCCTCCTCCTCGAAGACGACACTGCGGTCCTGCGGCCGCAGGACCCGCCGGGTGTGCCGGGAGCGGACGTGGCCGCCCGGGGCACCCGCCTCGTCGGCCACCTCCCACACCAGCAGCCGTTCCCGCACGCCGTCGAAGTCCAGCCGCTCGACGTGCACATGAGAGGGCAGGAACACCGGCCAGCGCACGGCATCGGCCAGCAGGCCGTAGACCACACCGGCCGGAGCGGCCACCTCCACGGCGTCCTCGCCGGCGTGCACGCGCGACGACATGCCTGCCCCTCCTCCTGCGGATACCCCCACCCTGCCCCACCCCACTCGAGCCCGCCTCGCGCCCGCACCGACCCCCCGCACCCCGCCACCCCGGCCGGCACCCCGAACCCCGAACCCCGAACCCCGAACAACCACCGACCCCGCCAACCCCGCCGGCCCCGCCAACCCCGCCGGCCCGAACAACCCGGCCGACCCGCACGGCATGCACCGGCATGCACCGGCATGCACGGCACGGGACACGACAGGTACTGGCTCGGCACTGGCGGGGAGCGGCTTCGCGCGGCCCGGCCCAGGCTTCGCACGGCACCGCCGGTATCGCACGGCCGACGCGGCACGGCATGTCCAGGCCCCCGAGCGGGCGGCCCGCGCCACGCCAAGCCCTACCGCGCCCCCGGCCGAGCCCCGGCCAGATGCCCGTACCCCGGGGGCCCGCGCCAGGGACCGGACCGCCCGGACTTCCCGGCACGGCCTGGCGGTCCAGTCGGTCCAGTCGGTCCGGACGGTCCAGTCGGTCCGGGCGGTCCGGGCTGTGCCTCTCGGCACCGGGGCCCGCCCGGGGAGGAACAAGAGCCCCGGGCCGGGGAGTTGGGGGCCGCTGCCAGGGGATCGGGGCCGGTGACCAGGGGGTTGAGACGGAGCCCGGGGGGCGGGACGGTGCTGGGCCGGGGCGGGACGGTGCTGGGCCGGTGCTGGGCCGGGGTGGGGGTGGGGGTGGGTCAGCCGACCGGGGCGGCGAGCCGTCCGCTCCCGGCGGGGCCCGTACCGGGACCGGCGGACCCGGATCCGGCCGTGGCGGTTGCGGCGGGTGAGCCGTCCGGCCGGGCCATCAGGATGGAACGCTGCAGCTTGCCCAGGGCCGCCGACGGCTCCAGGCCCAGACCGCGTACCAGGGTGGCCCGCAGCCGCTGGTAGGCGTCCAGGGCCTCGCCCCGCCGCCCGGAGCGGTACAGGGCCAGCATGTACTGCCCGCACAGGCTCTCGTGGGTGGGATACCGGCTGACCAGCACGGTCAGCTCGGCGAGCAGTTCACGGTGGCGGCCCAGGCGCAGATCGGCCTCGATGCGCTGGTCCAGCGCGCACAGCCGGCTCTCCTCCAGCCGTTTGACCTGGGTGGCCAGGTGCGGGCCGGCCTGCACGTCGGCCAGCGGCGGCCCGCTCCACAGCGCGAGCGCGGCCCGCAGGTGCCGGGCCGCCTCGGGGAAGTCCGCCCCGTCCATCGCCCGGTAGCCCAGCCCGGCCAGCCGCTCGAACTCCCGCACGTCACTGCTGCCCTCACCGCTCTTGAGGAGATAACCGCCCGGCACGGTCAGCAGCACGTCCTTGGCCGTACGGTGCCCGCCCGGATCCCTCTCCAGCGCCGCGGTGATCAGCTCACGCAGCTGCAGGATGTACGTCTGCAGGGTGGGCCGTGCACTGCGCGGCGGCTGCGCGCCCCACAGTTCCTCGCTCAGCATGCCCACCGGCACCATCTGGTCGGCATGCAGCACCAGCAGCGCCAGCACCTGCCGCGGCTTGGGAGCGGTCGGGGTGATCGAGATGCCCTTCTCCCGCACATCAAGTGTGCCGAGTATGTCGGTGTCCACGCCGTCTCCCCTGTCCGTTCGCTGCCATCTGCCAGAGCCCGCGGCCACGCACCGGCCACCACCGCCCCGCCGCCCGCCGCAGAGCCGGCCGGCCCGGTCCCGGGCCCCGTACCGGCCCACCGGCCCACCAACCCGCGGACCGGTAGGACCCGTGAGCCCGTCCGGCCGGCCGCCGGCCCGCCGGCCGCTCTGCGGCTCGTCACCGGCCGGCCGGCCTTCAGACCCGCCGGCGTCAGATCCTCAGATCATCCGCCCAGCCGGTCCGCCGGCCTCCAGGTCCGCCGGGCTCCAGGTCCGCCGTCTTCAGGTGTGCCGTCTTCAGGTGTGCCGTCTTCAGGTGTGCCGGCCGAGGGTTCTGCCGGTCCGTCAGCAGGCCCCGTTCTGCCGGGACTTGCCGGGCCGCGGACTGACCGCCGCCCCCGTGCTTCCCGGCACACCCGAGTAAAAAACAGCATGGACGGTATGTCAATCTCAAACCGGTCGTCGTGTTTTCTCTCCGCCGGCACTCGAGACCCCCTCCAGGGAACGCGACTTTTGCCGCACAACGCCCCGGCCAGGCGGAACACCGGCCCTGCGGGCCCGCTCCCCGCACGACTTGACCTCTCCATTGCCGGACCATGCGGTCTGTTTACCCGGAGGCGGGTGCGGTCCCCCGCACGGAACGAGCCGGATCCCCGCCCCGACGGGCAGAACCGGTCCGCCGCCCGCAGGCGGACTCGGCCTGCCGCCGCAGACGGAACCGGCCTGCGCCCGGGGGCGGGACCGGAGATCCGCCGCCGGGGGGCGGGGCCGCTAGCGGGGGGCGGGGCCGGTCTCGGCGGCGGGTATGCCCGGCCGTGCCGGGCGCCGGGGCGGGGGCGCGGCGAGGCCGGGCAGCAGCAGGGCCCAGAACTGTTCCACCAGATGCGGGGAGAGGTGGAAGCGGTGGCGGGAGGCGAGACCGGCCAGCCCGAGGGTGGCGGCGACCACGGCCACCGCGGCCGCCTCCGGGGAGACCCCCTCCGCCAGTTCACCCGCACCATGGGCCTCGCGCAGCAGCGCGTGCACCCACTCGCTCCACCACCGGCCCGGCCCCTCACCGCCCTTGCGCGAGGGATCACCGCCCAGCCCGAACCCGGCCCGCAGCACCGGGTCGGCCGACAGCCCCAGCACCAGGTCACGGCTGACCTCCACCAGCAACCGCAGCGCCGCACCCCCCGCACCCGCTCCGGCGGGGCCGCCCGGCACCCCGCCCGGCGGCGCGTCCTGGCGCGCGGCCAGCCGCTGCAGGGAGACGGTCGCCGCCGCCTCCACCTCACGGGCCAGCAGATCCTTGCTCGGGAAATGGAAATGCAGCGCCCCGGTACTCACCCCGGCCCGCCGGCTGATCGCCGGCAGCGAGGCGAGGGCGTACCCGTCATCGGCGAACACCTCGGCCGCCGCCCGGACCAGGGCCTGGCGCGTACGTGCCGCCCGAACCTGCTTGACCATCCCGCCTCCTCCCGGGCCCGCACCGGCCGCCGCCACGGCGGACACCCCCGGGCACTCCGAGGCCATACCCTACCAAACCGCACGCGCGGTATGTTTCACTGCGGGGATGCCCCGCCGGCACCCCGCCCCACCCCGGCCCGCAGACACCGCCACCGGCC
This portion of the Streptomyces sp. NBC_01571 genome encodes:
- a CDS encoding AfsR/SARP family transcriptional regulator, producing MDTDILGTLDVREKGISITPTAPKPRQVLALLVLHADQMVPVGMLSEELWGAQPPRSARPTLQTYILQLRELITAALERDPGGHRTAKDVLLTVPGGYLLKSGEGSSDVREFERLAGLGYRAMDGADFPEAARHLRAALALWSGPPLADVQAGPHLATQVKRLEESRLCALDQRIEADLRLGRHRELLAELTVLVSRYPTHESLCGQYMLALYRSGRRGEALDAYQRLRATLVRGLGLEPSAALGKLQRSILMARPDGSPAATATAGSGSAGPGTGPAGSGRLAAPVG
- a CDS encoding SRPBCC family protein, with protein sequence MSSRVHAGEDAVEVAAPAGVVYGLLADAVRWPVFLPSHVHVERLDFDGVRERLLVWEVADEAGAPGGHVRSRHTRRVLRPQDRSVVFEEEDQARPGMVTSGVWTVRPAGETRCVLSLRQERVLPVLLAAGDSRLRGDAAAGVRRRLGEVRGAAERWEELDELLLSFEDRIRVEGPAELVYDFLYRIGDWQERLPHVEGTRVREDAPGVQVVQVDTCAAEDAGTVTTRAVRLCFPHAGRIVYKETLTPRLLAAHSGEWSLLPDASGVTVVAAHRAMLRQDAVARELGENTSLLEARRYVHGWLSRADRQALGLAKWHAESTVRRLR
- a CDS encoding ScbR family autoregulator-binding transcription factor, with amino-acid sequence MVKQVRAARTRQALVRAAAEVFADDGYALASLPAISRRAGVSTGALHFHFPSKDLLAREVEAAATVSLQRLAARQDAPPGGVPGGPAGAGAGGAALRLLVEVSRDLVLGLSADPVLRAGFGLGGDPSRKGGEGPGRWWSEWVHALLREAHGAGELAEGVSPEAAAVAVVAATLGLAGLASRHRFHLSPHLVEQFWALLLPGLAAPPPRRPARPGIPAAETGPAPR